The nucleotide sequence GTATTCAGCAGGCTGTTATTTCTGATCAACATCAGAATGTTGAGGGAACAGATAGGAAGGCCAATGAGGCGGCGGATCAAGTTCCTAAAGTTAATTTTAGATCGCTAAAATCAGATGTCTTATTGGATGGTGTGGATGTAGTGCTGCCGATTGATTCTGTTCGCCAGGTTAATTAACACTCTTTATGGGTATTTTTTGGGGGATAGGATTGCATATCCAGAAGTTGATTACTTTGTGAGAACAAACTAGAAGAAACATGGTCTTCAGAAAACTATGATGAATGCAAATGGgttctttttcttcaagtttgaagACAGAAAGGGTATGGATGATGTTCTTGAAGGGGGACCTTGGATGATCCGTAACAAACCTATGTTTCTCAACATTTGGTCCCCTACAAATACCCTTAAAAAAGAAGAGCTTAAAAAGGTTGCAGTTTGGGTTAAATTGCATGACGTCCCTCTAGTGGCGTATTCTGCTGATGGTTTAAGCATGCTGGCGTCCAAAATTGGGTCTCCTGTGCGCGTTGATTCGTATACAACTGATATGTGTAATGAGGCTTGGGGAAGGATCAGTTATGCTAGGGCTCTGATTGAAATATCGGCTGATCAGGAGTTGAAAGGGACTCTAACCATGGCTATTCCTGAATTGGATGGAAACAAATATGTTACGGAGACTATTAGGGTGGAGTATGAATGGGAAACCCCGAGATGTGCTCAATGCTGTGTGTTTGGGCATGACTCTGAGGGATGCCCTAAACGTATTGGCTCAACATCCAAACCTCCTACTAACAGGCTGAAAGTAGATGAGGATGGTTTCACTGAAGTTAAGGCtaagaaaagtgcaaagaagAATGGCTTTCAAGTTAATAACCAAAAGCCCAAATTTGAGTATAGACCGGTCGATAGGAAGAAAAATGTTGTTGCAAATCAGCAGGGTACTACTTCTCCTAAAATTCAAACTCATAATCCGTTTTCTGCTCTTGCTTCTGTTGGGGGAAATGGTGTTTCAATCCAAGGGAGAAAGAAAGGGGATAGACAAGTTCATGAGGGTTCAGATGAGGAAGAGGGTGAGGTTGTCTATGATGAAACCATTGACTTTATGACTTCGGGTACATATCCTTCGTCTTCAAGatcaggggcaagcacctcttctacaAAGTTCTCCAATGGATAGAGCGTCTTTGATTCGTGTTAAGGGGCTGCAGTTTCGTGGCAACTTCATTTTTGATGATAGAGGATGAGGGTTTTTGATTATGtattgttttgtctactagatatCTTTTCATGATGTATAGTAAGCTAGGTTGATGTGATGTTATAGGTACTTTTATGTTTGTTggcttacatatatggggcatgtcctgtatatgaactagtgtggaactcatcctcactacttgtacttatttgcggttgtttataatagattcaccggggtaaccctttacccaaaaaaaaattgccaaatgtattgaataatatgtcaaatgtttatgtcaaaatgtaaatcatttaatgtataaccaatgtcaaaaatgtttatgtgtttttttgggtaaagggttaccccggtgattttataaaTTCAACCAAACTAGCACATGTAGTGCATGAGAGTCATACACTAGATCATAGAAGGGACAACCCCCCAACTATGGAAACCAAGAAAAAACAAGAGAAAAACCATCAGACAAGACAGACAACTAGTCTACATACACTAGACtaagtttgatatgctctcatatgggatattgtacaaaaaccaacatatatttagttaatcattaaaacattgtttgatatgttattttcataatccaaagcatagttttaatatgttattttcaaaccaaaacatagtttaatatgttatttacaaatccaaagtatacttttgatatactactgaaaacttatttattttaccaactaaagtatggttaatatactatttacttaatgactggtttttggttagtgtttagataacgagacgggtgtaatgtgatgaaaacatggtagatacgccgctggtacttcttatatataagtgttttcatcacattacatactgtggcgttatttagtacacttgggttaacgattttggaattaaaatatattttaatatattacttattcgactttcttaaatccaaggtatattttcaaatatattatGAACccttttatcaaaatattgtttttcaacaatatatatatatatatatatatacatatatacaaactcatttttacctaattatttatttatacattttttttatatcaactgttttcttatcgatttttatatgatttacaaaacaaaagcattttacaaggatcatgactacttttattaaaatcttttctttaaacttataagtcatgaatcctaaatcaataaaacctatgtatctcacatgcatttttatgctgacgtacctatttttacacatgtttcaggtgctgctttgtgatgattgatgatatatgctacacttaggatggactcgtgccttagcgactttaaaacttgaaagataatagttgtacttatttgattgtattaaaacaatgagttcatttattcaataaaacgaaactatttaatctatggttttttttgggtaaagggattACCCCAGGTAAATTTTATAAATGCCAAAATAAGAACAAGGGCATGCCCGACGAGGACACACCAACTAGGCTTGACATACCAACGCCTAGgacaaaagacaaaaaaaaaacacaacccACAAACACAACCAACAAACCACAACTAACACAAAAAACGGCCAACACTACACAAAGAACGACTAAACGAACAAAATCAGCTAGCCCGGATCATTTGTCTCATCATTTGACCCGATCTTCCATGTCCTAAGGAGACTCTCAATACTCGATTGTCTTCGGAACTTGAACCCCATTAACCGTAAACGAACAGCTTCCTTAATTTTCTGAATCACCACTTTCTGATCAGCAAAAGCATTGGAAAATAGGCAATTGTTTCTCTCTTGCCAGATGAAGTAAGTCGAGGCCGCAATAACCAACTTGCATATAATATGACCCGTCTTCTTTGAACTTGCATTTCGTTCCATCCACGTCATAATGGATTGCCAAGAGCTATCAACATTACCCATTTGAACCATAGTCTTAACTTCATTCCACACTTTAGAAGCAAACGAGCACTGGAAGAACAAATGATCTCTAGAGTCTCGATTAGTTCTACACAACGGGCAACACATGAGGTTTAGATTTGTTGCACTTCCCGCCTCCCACGCAGCAAGCCGGTCTTGGGTTTTGAGTTTATTCTTTACGACTAAGCATAAGTGAAAGGAATGACGAGGGATGCATTGAGAAAACCATACCCCATCAACCCAGGATACCTGATTCTGCCTACTCCGAATAGCATGCCACACTTCTGATGAGCAAAACGAACACGAGTTCCCATCCAAGTCTTTCCAAACCATACGGTCCACCATACCTTGCGTCAGTTGAGGAGCATTTAACCCAATTAAAACCGGGTATAGATCATACCAAGCTTGCGGCCATCTCCAGTTTCCGTTTTCATCAACTAGATCCAAAATAGAAGAAGAGATGTTAAAGCCAGCATTAGTTATTCTCCGGGGCGATATGAAAGAGCTTAGCGGACTAATTTGACACCAATTATCCCACCAGACATTTGTTTGAGCCCCACTTTGAACAACCTTCCATATAAAAGGCCTGACAACACTACGAAGAGACAAGATTTTCCTCCATCCCCAGCTCATGTTACCTTTGCTATTGATATCCCAAAAACTCCTACCTTTCAATTTGTGTGTATGAATCCATTGAACCCAAAGAGACTTCCTATTAACCAGAATGCTCCAGATGTGATTAGTCATAAGAGCCTTATTCACATCCGAAATACACTTTATGCCTAAACCACCCTCACTCTTCGGCAAGCAAACATCAGCCCAAGGAACTTTGGCCTTCACTCTACTCAGATTGTTACCATTCCATAAGAACCGTCGCATAAGCTTCTCGAGGTCACTGATGACCCTAGACGGAATAATAAAGACGGACGCCCAATAGATATGCATGGCTGATAAAACGGAATTGATGAGTTGTAACCTGCCAGCGAACGAAAGAGACTTATTCAACCAGCTATCAATTCTCTTCTCCATCCGATCTAGAAGAGGTTTGCAATCTTTATAGGCTAACTTGGTTGAGATTAACGGGACCCCCAGATACCTAACCGGCAACGACCCTTCCTGAAAAGGCATGATCCGAAGAATATCTTGTTTAACAGTATGCGGCACATTACAGAAATAAGCCGTGCTTTTTGTTGAACTCGGAACTAAACCAGAAAGATTCGTAAATTTCTCAATCGCATCACGAACCTTTTTCACCGAAATAACATCCCCATGCACAAAAACGAATAAGTCATCAGCAAAAGACACGTTAATAATCTTCTGCTTAACACAGTTAGCATGAAACTTGAACATGGTGCTAGAATGAGCCGCTTGTTGTAGAAGCAAAGAAAGAACCTCCATAATCAGCGTGAATAGATATGGTGACATAGGGTCACCTTGCCTCAAGCCCCTCCTACCCCCGAAAAAGCCATGCAAATTACCATTAATACTGAGGGAGTAAGTTGTCGTGGTTACACAAGCCATAATCCACGCAACCATCTTTTGGTGAAACCCAAATCCTCGCAAAACCTCCTCCAAAAACGCCCAACTAACGGTATCATAAGCCTTTTGGATATCTATTTTGAACGCACATCTAGCCAGACCCCTATTCAAATGGTAATTGTGCATCAACTCCTGAGTAAGCAAAATATTATCAGATATCTTCCGACCCGGAACAAAGGCCGACTGGTTAATACTAACCAAATCCTCCAAACTCCCCTTCAATCTATCTGTAATTATCTTGCTGATACACTTGTATAAGACATTACAGCAAGAAATAGGACGATAATCAAGAACCGAATCCGGAGTCTCCACTTTTGGAATCAGAGCCAAAATAGTATGATTGAGTTGTTTAAGGATCTTACCATTATCAAAAAACTCTAAAATAGGCACAGAGATTTCCTCGCCCACAATATCCCACGAGTGTTTAAAAAAGGCAGACGTATAACCATCAGGCCCCGGAGCTTTATTTTCGCCAATACTAAACATAGCCTTCTTGACTTCATCACGAGTCACCTGACGAACCATATTCTCCGCAACCGCAGGACTAAGCACATTAACAAACAAATCCTCCTGATCGAAATGACTAACTTGATCCTCCTTTCCCAGAAAATTCACATAATGGTCAACTAGGGCAATCGGCACATCTTCACCCTCAAAACGGTTACCAGCCACATCCTTAATAGAATGAATTTTTGATCTAGCATTCCGACATTTCACACTATTATGGAAGAAAGCAGTGTTCGAATCCCCGGCACATAACCATTCCACTTTGGCCTTTTGTTTAAGAAAACATTCCTCATCATACGCCGCTGATTTGAATTCTTTTAAGTATTCAGCTTCCATATTTCTCAGCTCTCTATTAAGAGGATTCACATCAATCATTTTTTGGACTTCATCCAATTTACTTCTCAACTCAGCCACTTTGTCATGCATATTACCTTGTCGAAACAAAATTTTCCGCAACAACGGCTTCAGATTCTTGAGTTTGTTAGTGACCGAATACATAGCCACCCCCCTAATCGTTTTCCCCATTCCTGCTCAACCGAGGACCTGAATTCTGGTTTAGACGTGATAAAGTTTGCAAATTTAAAAGGTTTTGGCTTAGCCTTTGTAGACTTTCCCATCTTTAGGATACACGGAGTATGATCCGAAACACGGAAAGTATGATAAATAGCAAAAGCATCCGGACATGTCTCTAGGAACTTCATATTACCCATCACCCGGTCAATCTTTTTCATCAACCCAATTCCTTCCTTAGGCTTCTGGTTCCACGTAAAATGCAATCCATGACCCATAATATCAACCAACTCCGTAGCCTGAACACAATCATAGAACTCTCGCATACTAATAGTTTGAGTGGACGAACCGCATATAGAGTCTTCGTGATGAAGCGATGAGTTAAAGTCTCCCATGACTACCCATGGCTTATCATGACATAAGCCCTTATGCTTGCACAGATTATCCCAAAGCCCTCGTCTATCCTGATAATTATTCTTCGCATACACAAATGAACAAAAGAGAACTTTCATACAAACCTTGTACCGTAGTTGAACATGAATAACCTGGTCCGTTTGAGACAGAACCATGACATCAACATCATCCGCATTCCAACCCAAAATTATTCTAGTGCCACGATCACACAAGCTACCATTAGACGTCCAACTCCAATTCCTAAAGACCCCTTTACAGACTTTATCAAGCTTCATGATATCAACATGAGATTCAAGAATGGCACAAACGGCCAACTTATTTTCCGACATAAGGATTCGAACCTCATTTTGTTTCAGGGGTTGGTTCAAACCCCTAACATTCCACACAGCAATGCTATCCATTCAAACTGTCTTGACTGGGAGTGCTTACCCCCTCAGATTTATCTTTCCTGTTATCATTCCTCATAAACTTAGACATTTCAGTAGGAATCAAATCCACTACCTCATCATCAATGTGCACTTGGCTCCCGCTAGCATTATTCATACTCGGTCTTGTTTCTAACCCGTCATCAGGGTTTAAGTCCTCCACATTTCCATCATTCTATAAAAGCGCCTCAAACGAGTTCTTTGTACTAACGTTACTAGTTTTATCATTATTCAGCAATTCGTCTTTTGtacctgaaggggtatggtcccaaaaagtcgcgcaaacctcataacaggttgcacgtgagaccatactccttagcatAACAACTTGATAATAACAGCCTCGCGCGGCTCACATCACATTGTGACTTATCCCCGCGCGAGGAAGAGCACATAATAAACACAGATAGCAACACTTAGCATAAAAACAACGGCATAAGGGAGCACACtagccccgcgcgggttagttgccatcaaacaaaatcctCACCATAGGAAGACGCGCTGTTACCTACAGAGGTACacagggtacaagtggcagtaaaaagaaccaatgagcgtctagcaggctctgttcaatcgtgcgccacgatcttctgacgataagtacacaaggacgcctacatggcaccaatcaagagacggggacaactgtcccacgatctccacttgtctgctgatgacag is from Helianthus annuus cultivar XRQ/B chromosome 9, HanXRQr2.0-SUNRISE, whole genome shotgun sequence and encodes:
- the LOC110875999 gene encoding uncharacterized protein LOC110875999, with the translated sequence MDSIAVWNVRGLNQPLKQNEVRILMSENKLAVCAILESHVDIMKLDKVCKGVFRNWSWTSNGSLCDRGTRIILGWNADDVDVMVLSQTDQVIHVQLRYKVCMKVLFCSFVYAKNNYQDRRGLWDNLCKHKGLCHDKPWVVMGDFNSSLHHEDSICGSSTQTISMREFYDCVQATELVDIMGHGLHFTWNQKPKEGIGLMKKIDRVMGNMKFLETCPDAFAIYHTFRVSDHTPCILKMGKSTKAKPKPFKFANFITSKPEFRSSVEQEWGKRLGGWLCIRSLTNSRI
- the LOC110876000 gene encoding uncharacterized protein LOC110876000; translation: MMNANGFFFFKFEDRKGMDDVLEGGPWMIRNKPMFLNIWSPTNTLKKEELKKVAVWVKLHDVPLVAYSADGLSMLASKIGSPVRVDSYTTDMCNEAWGRISYARALIEISADQELKGTLTMAIPELDGNKYVTETIRVEYEWETPRCAQCCVFGHDSEGCPKRIGSTSKPPTNRLKVDEDGFTEVKAKKSAKKNGFQVNNQKPKFEYRPVDRKKNVVANQQGTTSPKIQTHNPFSALASVGGNGVSIQGRKKGDRQVHEGSDEEEGEVVYDETIDFMTSGTYPSSSRSGASTSSTKFSNG